A genomic stretch from Hydrogenimonas urashimensis includes:
- the rnc gene encoding ribonuclease III translates to MDELKPLEEKLKYRFKDRQRLIEALTHKSFKKPYNNERLEFLGDAVLDLVVGEYLYERFPKAKEGELSKMRASLVNEAGFKRLADALNLGEYIYISAAEENNKGREKPSLLSNAFEALMGAIYLESGLDEVRRITIGLIEACYPKIDLSSLFKDYKTTLQELTQARYGVIPEYILKDSTGPDHNKEFEVEVRVNDRLLATAKGKSKKAAQQEAAHAALKLLAKEEGQSE, encoded by the coding sequence ATGGATGAACTGAAACCATTGGAAGAAAAGCTGAAATACAGGTTCAAGGATCGGCAGCGGCTGATTGAAGCGTTGACCCACAAAAGTTTCAAAAAGCCCTACAACAACGAACGGCTGGAGTTCCTGGGGGACGCGGTGCTCGATTTGGTGGTCGGAGAGTATCTTTATGAGCGTTTCCCCAAAGCGAAAGAGGGCGAATTGAGCAAGATGCGGGCATCATTGGTGAACGAAGCCGGTTTCAAAAGACTTGCGGATGCCCTGAATCTGGGAGAATATATCTACATATCCGCTGCGGAAGAGAACAACAAAGGACGGGAAAAACCCTCGCTGCTATCCAACGCTTTCGAAGCGCTGATGGGGGCGATCTATCTCGAATCGGGTCTCGATGAGGTGCGACGTATCACGATCGGCCTGATCGAGGCGTGCTATCCGAAGATCGATTTGAGTTCACTTTTCAAGGATTACAAAACCACGCTGCAGGAGCTGACGCAGGCACGGTACGGCGTGATCCCCGAATATATACTCAAAGACTCCACAGGTCCGGACCACAACAAGGAGTTTGAGGTGGAAGTGCGGGTCAACGACCGTCTTCTGGCCACGGCCAAAGGCAAAAGCAAGAAAGCGGCGCAGCAGGAGGCCGCCCACGCCGCGCTGAAACTGCTGGCCAAAGAGGAGGGGCAGAGTGAGTAA